A window of the Lolium perenne isolate Kyuss_39 chromosome 7, Kyuss_2.0, whole genome shotgun sequence genome harbors these coding sequences:
- the LOC127312086 gene encoding xyloglucan endotransglucosylase protein 7-like — MAISSRVLLAAVAFLAVLELGLVSANFKDQCNITWGPQNAEFTEGGEHLKLSLVNKSSGSMVTTLKSFIYGSVSTRIMLVKGNSAGTVTTYYTSSTGNFSLHDEIDFEFLGNSSGDPYTLHTNVFADGVGAREIQFKPWFDPTADYHNYTIFWNPCMIVWYVDSFPIRVFRNYTGLPFPTRRPMFAYSSIWNADDWATQGGAVKADWTQAPFSAEYRDLDLQTCECAAGASDDACADSCASSKYAVEPRCELTDKEKRQMKALQLGYTIYNYCDKARSNVAKDPATADPVPPECDLDDKQDQGQY, encoded by the exons ATGGCGATCTCGTCGAGGGTTCTCCTCGCCGCCGTCGCCTTTCTGGCCGTACTGGAGCTCGGGCTCGTCTCGGCGAACTTCAAGGACCAGTGTAACATCACGTGGGGGCCGCAGAACGCCGAGTTTACGGAGGGAGGGGAACACCTCAAGCTCTCCCTCGTCAACAAGTCTTCAG GTTCTATGGTGACGACCTTGAAGTCCTTCATCTATGGCAGCGTCTCCACCAGGATCATGCTGGTCAAGGGCAATTCGGCTGGCACCGTCACCACCTACTAC ACGTCGTCGACTGGCAACTTTAGTCTTCATGACGAGATCGACTTCGAGTTCCTGGGCAACTCGTCGGGCGACCCCTACACCCTCCACACCAACGTGTTCGCCGACGGCGTGGGCGCCCGGGAGATTCAGTTCAAGCCCTGGTTTGACCCCACCGCCGACTACCACAACTACACCATCTTCTGGAACCCCTGCATGATCGT GTGGTACGTGGACAGTTTCCCCATCCGCGTCTTCCGCAACTACACGGGTCTGCCGTTCCCGACGAGGCGGCCGATGTTCGCCTACTCCAGCATCTGGAACGCGGACGACTGGGCCACGCAGGGCGGCGCGGTGAAGGCGGACTGGACGCAGGCCCCCTTCTCCGCCGAGTACCGCGACCTCGACCTCCAGACCTGCGAGTGCGCCGCCGGCGCCTCCGACGATGCATGCGCCGACAGCTGCGCCTCGTCCAAGTATGCCGTCGAGCCGCGCTGCGAGCTCACCGACAAGGAGAAGCGCCAGATGAAGGCCCTGCAGCTGGGATACACCATCTACAACTACTGCGACAAAGCAAGGTCCAACGTCGCCAAGGATCCCGCTACCGCCGACCCCGTACCGCCCGAGTGCGACTTGGACGACAAACAGGACCAGGGCCAGTACTGA